From the Candidatus Acetothermia bacterium genome, the window CCTCCACCGGTGAGGCGAACCCTCCCCCCTGGTGCCAAGGCCTGAGTCTGCCTCCCCAAGTGCCCTACAGAAGCCAACTCTTCAAAACCAACGGTAGAAGATGGGTCAAAGGAACCCTGGCGCACGAGGGTCTGGGCCAGGGCGAGGGCCATCTCCGAGTCGTCCGTGGGCTGCCCAGCGATCGTGCCCCATACTCCGCCGGCGGCGAGGTCCCGCACCCCTTGGGGGTAGCGCTCCCGGGTTTCTTGCGCGTGCTGGAACTCCACCAGGCTGCCCAGGGCATCGCCAGCGAGCTGTCCCAGAAGGTATCCCTGAGCTCGACCGGTTTCTGTTACGTCCTCGTCCCGCGTGGGGTTCGCGGTCATGCTTGCGGGCCGGTCAGCCCAGTCGCTCCTCGATCCGTACGTGCTCTGCCAGTCCCAGGTCGTGGAGGATCTGCCGGAGCTCGGCTGCAAAGCCATCGGCGAGCTCTGAGCGCACGGTGACGGAGAACT encodes:
- a CDS encoding ADP-ribosylglycohydrolase family protein, translated to MTANPTRDEDVTETGRAQGYLLGQLAGDALGSLVEFQHAQETRERYPQGVRDLAAGGVWGTIAGQPTDDSEMALALAQTLVRQGSFDPSSTVGFEELASVGHLGRQTQALAPGGRVRLTGGGTATPTAPNTLLATPLSGGRRT